A DNA window from Helianthus annuus cultivar XRQ/B chromosome 15, HanXRQr2.0-SUNRISE, whole genome shotgun sequence contains the following coding sequences:
- the LOC110912273 gene encoding uncharacterized protein LOC110912273 isoform X1: MNHHPTTSGSTGDLNSISQQQILIRIASGEQPPPPPVALNLPRPDLLVGRRDYNEILVPSYKATITGDWKAAKNILDKRPELVRFSITESCETVLHIAVLGKSYWFVEYLVSLMEKKDLELQNVNGQTALCLAAMAGHVKIAKILVKKNLALLDIPDSQGMMPLHMAALYGKHDMVKYLYQNSQRMTGDFWTHQNRADLLVKSVESNLFDVALQIVTDRPELAVNGHVLGLLARKPYAFDAEAPNITRRLKCWRKNLLFLYSLLVCHMRVNIPSMESHALQLLRIIWAEIVKLPKVEIDDILRGPPDQTEGDEKQTHAEKKQQEMLLLLRTISENIAKMPAKICNIFRGPTDEKMATKKDAKPTYSSRVLFLAAEIGNTAFVVEVIRQYPHLVREVNDKNQSIFHIAVSHRHEGIYNMLYDIGSLRNLIITLEDKNGNNLLHLAGESPKINRLENIPGVGLQLHLETLWFKEVEAMLPPPFREKKNAAGLTPHEVFRKEHKELFSKGEEWIKETAGQLMVVASLIATISFAAAFTFPGGYDQVTGMPIFLRKDLSKTFIIFDGLSFITATTSILMVLCILGSDYTEHDFMISLPQQLMICLASLFISITTMILTFIINFFLLYQNNSQWIPIFIICFAVVTYVIFGSPKFPLVGRFLYGSRFLFQRDRRMLKKPIF, translated from the exons ATGAATCATCACCCTACTACAAGTGGTTCAACCGGTGACCTGAATTCCATCAGTCAACAGCAGATTCTTATTCGGATTGCTTCCGGCgagcaaccaccaccaccaccagtagcATTGAATCTCCCTCGTCCAGATCTACTTGTCG GAAGAAGAGATTACAATGAGATACTAGTCCCTTCTTATAAGGCAACAATAACTGGTGATTGGAAAGCAGCGAAAAACATTCTTGACAAGCGCCCGGAATTGGTACGGTTCAGCATCACTGAAAGCTGTGAAACAGTGCTGCACATTGCGGTATTGGGAAAATCATACTGGTTTGTGGAGTATCTGGTGAGTTTGATGGAGAAGAAGGACTTGGAGCTCCAAAATGTGAATGGTCAAACCGCGCTTTGCCTAGCGGCTATGGCTGGACATGTCAAAATAGCTAAGATTTTGGTGAAGAAGAACCTTGCCCTGCTGGATATTCCTGATAGTCAGGGAATGATGCCGCTCCACATGGCGGCTTTATATGGAAAGCATGATATGGTGAAGTATTTGTATCAAAATTCGCAGAGAATGACTGGTGACTTCTGGACACATCAGAATCGGGCCGATCTTCTTGTCAAATCCGTCGAGTCTAATCTATTTG ATGTTGCATTACAAATTGTGACCGACCGCCCAGAACTTGCCGTAAACGGGCATGTACTCGGACTGTTGGCTCGAAAACCGTACGCGTTTGATGCAGAAGCACCTAATATAACCAGGAGATTGAAATGTTGGCGTAAGAATCTCCTTTTCTTGTATTCTCTTCTTG TATGTCATATGAGGGTTAATATTCCCAGCATGGAAAGTCATGCCTTGCAATTACTAAGAATAATTTGGGCCGAGATTGTGAAACTACCCAAGGTTGAGATTGACGACATATTAAGAGGGCCACCTGATCAAACCGAGGGAGATGAAAAGCAGACACATGCTGAAAAGAAACAACAAGAAATGCTTCTACTGCTAAGGACCATTTCGGAGAATATTGCAAAGATGCCGGCTAAAATTTGTAACATATTCAGAGGGCCCACTGATGAAAAGATGGCGACTAAAAAAGACGCAAAGCCAACTTACTCATCCCGAGTACTATTTCTTGCTGCAGAAATTGGGAACACTGCGTTTGTAGTTGAGGTTATTCGGCAATATCCTCATCTAGTACGGGAGGTAAATGataaaaatcaaagtatatttCACATCGCTGTCTCACATCGTCACGAGGGTATCTACAACATGTTATATGACATAGGCTCGCTCAGGAATTTGATAATTACTCTTGAAGACAAGAATGGCAACAATTTGTTGCATTTGGCTGGGGAGAGTCCGAAGATAAATCGACTAGAGAACATTCCAGGAGTGGGTCTGCAACTGCATCTAGAAACATTATGGTTCAAG GAAGTAGAAGCCATGCTCCCTCCTCCTTTTCGAGAGAAGAAGAATGCAGCGGGTCTAACACCACATGAAGTATTCCGAAAGGAGCACAAAGAACTATTTTCGAAAGGTGAGGAATGGATAAAAGAAACAGCCGGTCAATTAATGGTGGTTGCATCACTAATAGCCACCATCTCATTTGCAGCAGCATTCACATTTCCAGGTGGATATGACCAAGTAACCGGTATGCCTATCTTCCTCAGAAAAGACCTTTCCAAAACTTTCATTATTTTTGATGGTTTGTCATTCATAACCGCGACAACCTCTATCCTCATGGTCTTGTGTATCCTCGGGTCTGATTACACTGAACATGATTTCATGATTTCGTTACCCCAACAGCTGATGATTTGTCTAGCGTCACTTTTCATCTCGATAACAACCATGATCCTAACTTTTATTATCAACTTTTTCCTACTTTATCAAAACAATTCTCAATGGATACCGATTTTTATCATCTGTTTTGCTGTTGTCACATATGTTATCTTTGGTAGCCCGAAATTTCCTCTCGTAGGTCGCTTTTTGTATGGTTCTAGATTTCTTTTCCAAAGGGACAGGAGAATGCTTAAGAAACCAATATTTTAG
- the LOC110912273 gene encoding uncharacterized protein LOC110912273 isoform X3: protein MIHHPTSDSTGDLKSISQQHIHIWIASGEQLPPVALNLPRPDLLVGRRDYNEILVPSYKATITGDWKAAKNILDKRPELVRFSITESCETVLHIAVLGKSYWFVEYLVSLMEKKDLELQNVNGQTALCLAAMAGHVKIAKILVKKNLALLDIPDSQGMMPLHMAALYGKHDMVKYLYQNSQRMTGDFWTHQNRADLLVKSVESNLFDVALQIVTDRPELAVNGHVLGLLARKPYAFDAEAPNITRRLKCWRKNLLFLYSLLVCHMRVNIPSMESHALQLLRIIWAEIVKLPKVEIDDILRGPPDQTEGDEKQTHAEKKQQEMLLLLRTISENIAKMPAKICNIFRGPTDEKMATKKDAKPTYSSRVLFLAAEIGNTAFVVEVIRQYPHLVREVNDKNQSIFHIAVSHRHEGIYNMLYDIGSLRNLIITLEDKNGNNLLHLAGESPKINRLENIPGVGLQLHLETLWFKEVEAMLPPPFREKKNAAGLTPHEVFRKEHKELFSKGEEWIKETAGQLMVVASLIATISFAAAFTFPGGYDQVTGMPIFLRKDLSKTFIIFDGLSFITATTSILMVLCILGSDYTEHDFMISLPQQLMICLASLFISITTMILTFIINFFLLYQNNSQWIPIFIICFAVVTYVIFGSPKFPLVGRFLYGSRFLFQRDRRMLKKPIF from the exons ATGATTCATCACCCTACAAGTGATTCAACCGGTGACCTGAAATCCATCAGTCAACAGCATATTCATATTTGGATTGCTTCCGGCGAGCAACTACCACCAGTAGCATTGAATCTCCCTCGTCCAGATCTACTTGTTG GAAGAAGAGATTACAATGAGATACTAGTCCCTTCTTATAAGGCAACAATAACTGGTGATTGGAAAGCAGCGAAAAACATTCTTGACAAGCGCCCGGAATTGGTACGGTTCAGCATCACTGAAAGCTGTGAAACAGTGCTGCACATTGCGGTATTGGGAAAATCATACTGGTTTGTGGAGTATCTGGTGAGTTTGATGGAGAAGAAGGACTTGGAGCTCCAAAATGTGAATGGTCAAACCGCGCTTTGCCTAGCGGCTATGGCTGGACATGTCAAAATAGCTAAGATTTTGGTGAAGAAGAACCTTGCCCTGCTGGATATTCCTGATAGTCAGGGAATGATGCCGCTCCACATGGCGGCTTTATATGGAAAGCATGATATGGTGAAGTATTTGTATCAAAATTCGCAGAGAATGACTGGTGACTTCTGGACACATCAGAATCGGGCCGATCTTCTTGTCAAATCCGTCGAGTCTAATCTATTTG ATGTTGCATTACAAATTGTGACCGACCGCCCAGAACTTGCCGTAAACGGGCATGTACTCGGACTGTTGGCTCGAAAACCGTACGCGTTTGATGCAGAAGCACCTAATATAACCAGGAGATTGAAATGTTGGCGTAAGAATCTCCTTTTCTTGTATTCTCTTCTTG TATGTCATATGAGGGTTAATATTCCCAGCATGGAAAGTCATGCCTTGCAATTACTAAGAATAATTTGGGCCGAGATTGTGAAACTACCCAAGGTTGAGATTGACGACATATTAAGAGGGCCACCTGATCAAACCGAGGGAGATGAAAAGCAGACACATGCTGAAAAGAAACAACAAGAAATGCTTCTACTGCTAAGGACCATTTCGGAGAATATTGCAAAGATGCCGGCTAAAATTTGTAACATATTCAGAGGGCCCACTGATGAAAAGATGGCGACTAAAAAAGACGCAAAGCCAACTTACTCATCCCGAGTACTATTTCTTGCTGCAGAAATTGGGAACACTGCGTTTGTAGTTGAGGTTATTCGGCAATATCCTCATCTAGTACGGGAGGTAAATGataaaaatcaaagtatatttCACATCGCTGTCTCACATCGTCACGAGGGTATCTACAACATGTTATATGACATAGGCTCGCTCAGGAATTTGATAATTACTCTTGAAGACAAGAATGGCAACAATTTGTTGCATTTGGCTGGGGAGAGTCCGAAGATAAATCGACTAGAGAACATTCCAGGAGTGGGTCTGCAACTGCATCTAGAAACATTATGGTTCAAG GAAGTAGAAGCCATGCTCCCTCCTCCTTTTCGAGAGAAGAAGAATGCAGCGGGTCTAACACCACATGAAGTATTCCGAAAGGAGCACAAAGAACTATTTTCGAAAGGTGAGGAATGGATAAAAGAAACAGCCGGTCAATTAATGGTGGTTGCATCACTAATAGCCACCATCTCATTTGCAGCAGCATTCACATTTCCAGGTGGATATGACCAAGTAACCGGTATGCCTATCTTCCTCAGAAAAGACCTTTCCAAAACTTTCATTATTTTTGATGGTTTGTCATTCATAACCGCGACAACCTCTATCCTCATGGTCTTGTGTATCCTCGGGTCTGATTACACTGAACATGATTTCATGATTTCGTTACCCCAACAGCTGATGATTTGTCTAGCGTCACTTTTCATCTCGATAACAACCATGATCCTAACTTTTATTATCAACTTTTTCCTACTTTATCAAAACAATTCTCAATGGATACCGATTTTTATCATCTGTTTTGCTGTTGTCACATATGTTATCTTTGGTAGCCCGAAATTTCCTCTCGTAGGTCGCTTTTTGTATGGTTCTAGATTTCTTTTCCAAAGGGACAGGAGAATGCTTAAGAAACCAATATTTTAG
- the LOC110912273 gene encoding uncharacterized protein LOC110912273 isoform X6, with protein sequence MIHHPTSDSTGDLKSISQQHIHIWIASGEQLPPVALNLPRPDLLVGRRDYNEILVPSYKATITGDWKAAKNILDKRPELVRFSITESCETVLHIAVLGKSYWFVEYLVSLMEKKDLELQNVNGQTALCLAAMAGHVKIAKILVKKNLALLDIPDSQGMMPLHMAALYGKHDMVKYLYQNSQRMTGDFWTHQNRADLLVKSVESNLFDVALQIVTDRPELAVNGHVLGLLARKPYAFDAEAPNITRRLKCWLCHMRVNIPSMESHALQLLRIIWAEIVKLPKVEIDDILRGPPDQTEGDEKQTHAEKKQQEMLLLLRTISENIAKMPAKICNIFRGPTDEKMATKKDAKPTYSSRVLFLAAEIGNTAFVVEVIRQYPHLVREVNDKNQSIFHIAVSHRHEGIYNMLYDIGSLRNLIITLEDKNGNNLLHLAGESPKINRLENIPGVGLQLHLETLWFKEVEAMLPPPFREKKNAAGLTPHEVFRKEHKELFSKGEEWIKETAGQLMVVASLIATISFAAAFTFPGGYDQVTGMPIFLRKDLSKTFIIFDGLSFITATTSILMVLCILGSDYTEHDFMISLPQQLMICLASLFISITTMILTFIINFFLLYQNNSQWIPIFIICFAVVTYVIFGSPKFPLVGRFLYGSRFLFQRDRRMLKKPIF encoded by the exons ATGATTCATCACCCTACAAGTGATTCAACCGGTGACCTGAAATCCATCAGTCAACAGCATATTCATATTTGGATTGCTTCCGGCGAGCAACTACCACCAGTAGCATTGAATCTCCCTCGTCCAGATCTACTTGTTG GAAGAAGAGATTACAATGAGATACTAGTCCCTTCTTATAAGGCAACAATAACTGGTGATTGGAAAGCAGCGAAAAACATTCTTGACAAGCGCCCGGAATTGGTACGGTTCAGCATCACTGAAAGCTGTGAAACAGTGCTGCACATTGCGGTATTGGGAAAATCATACTGGTTTGTGGAGTATCTGGTGAGTTTGATGGAGAAGAAGGACTTGGAGCTCCAAAATGTGAATGGTCAAACCGCGCTTTGCCTAGCGGCTATGGCTGGACATGTCAAAATAGCTAAGATTTTGGTGAAGAAGAACCTTGCCCTGCTGGATATTCCTGATAGTCAGGGAATGATGCCGCTCCACATGGCGGCTTTATATGGAAAGCATGATATGGTGAAGTATTTGTATCAAAATTCGCAGAGAATGACTGGTGACTTCTGGACACATCAGAATCGGGCCGATCTTCTTGTCAAATCCGTCGAGTCTAATCTATTTG ATGTTGCATTACAAATTGTGACCGACCGCCCAGAACTTGCCGTAAACGGGCATGTACTCGGACTGTTGGCTCGAAAACCGTACGCGTTTGATGCAGAAGCACCTAATATAACCAGGAGATTGAAATGTTGGC TATGTCATATGAGGGTTAATATTCCCAGCATGGAAAGTCATGCCTTGCAATTACTAAGAATAATTTGGGCCGAGATTGTGAAACTACCCAAGGTTGAGATTGACGACATATTAAGAGGGCCACCTGATCAAACCGAGGGAGATGAAAAGCAGACACATGCTGAAAAGAAACAACAAGAAATGCTTCTACTGCTAAGGACCATTTCGGAGAATATTGCAAAGATGCCGGCTAAAATTTGTAACATATTCAGAGGGCCCACTGATGAAAAGATGGCGACTAAAAAAGACGCAAAGCCAACTTACTCATCCCGAGTACTATTTCTTGCTGCAGAAATTGGGAACACTGCGTTTGTAGTTGAGGTTATTCGGCAATATCCTCATCTAGTACGGGAGGTAAATGataaaaatcaaagtatatttCACATCGCTGTCTCACATCGTCACGAGGGTATCTACAACATGTTATATGACATAGGCTCGCTCAGGAATTTGATAATTACTCTTGAAGACAAGAATGGCAACAATTTGTTGCATTTGGCTGGGGAGAGTCCGAAGATAAATCGACTAGAGAACATTCCAGGAGTGGGTCTGCAACTGCATCTAGAAACATTATGGTTCAAG GAAGTAGAAGCCATGCTCCCTCCTCCTTTTCGAGAGAAGAAGAATGCAGCGGGTCTAACACCACATGAAGTATTCCGAAAGGAGCACAAAGAACTATTTTCGAAAGGTGAGGAATGGATAAAAGAAACAGCCGGTCAATTAATGGTGGTTGCATCACTAATAGCCACCATCTCATTTGCAGCAGCATTCACATTTCCAGGTGGATATGACCAAGTAACCGGTATGCCTATCTTCCTCAGAAAAGACCTTTCCAAAACTTTCATTATTTTTGATGGTTTGTCATTCATAACCGCGACAACCTCTATCCTCATGGTCTTGTGTATCCTCGGGTCTGATTACACTGAACATGATTTCATGATTTCGTTACCCCAACAGCTGATGATTTGTCTAGCGTCACTTTTCATCTCGATAACAACCATGATCCTAACTTTTATTATCAACTTTTTCCTACTTTATCAAAACAATTCTCAATGGATACCGATTTTTATCATCTGTTTTGCTGTTGTCACATATGTTATCTTTGGTAGCCCGAAATTTCCTCTCGTAGGTCGCTTTTTGTATGGTTCTAGATTTCTTTTCCAAAGGGACAGGAGAATGCTTAAGAAACCAATATTTTAG
- the LOC110912273 gene encoding uncharacterized protein LOC110912273 isoform X4, which translates to MNHHPTTSGSTGDLNSISQQQILIRIASGEQPPPPPVALNLPRPDLLVGRRDYNEILVPSYKATITGDWKAAKNILDKRPELVRFSITESCETVLHIAVLGKSYWFVEYLVSLMEKKDLELQNVNGQTALCLAAMAGHVKIAKILVKKNLALLDIPDSQGMMPLHMAALYGKHDMVKYLYQNSQRMTGDFWTHQNRADLLVKSVESNLFDVALQIVTDRPELAVNGHVLGLLARKPYAFDAEAPNITRRLKCWLCHMRVNIPSMESHALQLLRIIWAEIVKLPKVEIDDILRGPPDQTEGDEKQTHAEKKQQEMLLLLRTISENIAKMPAKICNIFRGPTDEKMATKKDAKPTYSSRVLFLAAEIGNTAFVVEVIRQYPHLVREVNDKNQSIFHIAVSHRHEGIYNMLYDIGSLRNLIITLEDKNGNNLLHLAGESPKINRLENIPGVGLQLHLETLWFKEVEAMLPPPFREKKNAAGLTPHEVFRKEHKELFSKGEEWIKETAGQLMVVASLIATISFAAAFTFPGGYDQVTGMPIFLRKDLSKTFIIFDGLSFITATTSILMVLCILGSDYTEHDFMISLPQQLMICLASLFISITTMILTFIINFFLLYQNNSQWIPIFIICFAVVTYVIFGSPKFPLVGRFLYGSRFLFQRDRRMLKKPIF; encoded by the exons ATGAATCATCACCCTACTACAAGTGGTTCAACCGGTGACCTGAATTCCATCAGTCAACAGCAGATTCTTATTCGGATTGCTTCCGGCgagcaaccaccaccaccaccagtagcATTGAATCTCCCTCGTCCAGATCTACTTGTCG GAAGAAGAGATTACAATGAGATACTAGTCCCTTCTTATAAGGCAACAATAACTGGTGATTGGAAAGCAGCGAAAAACATTCTTGACAAGCGCCCGGAATTGGTACGGTTCAGCATCACTGAAAGCTGTGAAACAGTGCTGCACATTGCGGTATTGGGAAAATCATACTGGTTTGTGGAGTATCTGGTGAGTTTGATGGAGAAGAAGGACTTGGAGCTCCAAAATGTGAATGGTCAAACCGCGCTTTGCCTAGCGGCTATGGCTGGACATGTCAAAATAGCTAAGATTTTGGTGAAGAAGAACCTTGCCCTGCTGGATATTCCTGATAGTCAGGGAATGATGCCGCTCCACATGGCGGCTTTATATGGAAAGCATGATATGGTGAAGTATTTGTATCAAAATTCGCAGAGAATGACTGGTGACTTCTGGACACATCAGAATCGGGCCGATCTTCTTGTCAAATCCGTCGAGTCTAATCTATTTG ATGTTGCATTACAAATTGTGACCGACCGCCCAGAACTTGCCGTAAACGGGCATGTACTCGGACTGTTGGCTCGAAAACCGTACGCGTTTGATGCAGAAGCACCTAATATAACCAGGAGATTGAAATGTTGGC TATGTCATATGAGGGTTAATATTCCCAGCATGGAAAGTCATGCCTTGCAATTACTAAGAATAATTTGGGCCGAGATTGTGAAACTACCCAAGGTTGAGATTGACGACATATTAAGAGGGCCACCTGATCAAACCGAGGGAGATGAAAAGCAGACACATGCTGAAAAGAAACAACAAGAAATGCTTCTACTGCTAAGGACCATTTCGGAGAATATTGCAAAGATGCCGGCTAAAATTTGTAACATATTCAGAGGGCCCACTGATGAAAAGATGGCGACTAAAAAAGACGCAAAGCCAACTTACTCATCCCGAGTACTATTTCTTGCTGCAGAAATTGGGAACACTGCGTTTGTAGTTGAGGTTATTCGGCAATATCCTCATCTAGTACGGGAGGTAAATGataaaaatcaaagtatatttCACATCGCTGTCTCACATCGTCACGAGGGTATCTACAACATGTTATATGACATAGGCTCGCTCAGGAATTTGATAATTACTCTTGAAGACAAGAATGGCAACAATTTGTTGCATTTGGCTGGGGAGAGTCCGAAGATAAATCGACTAGAGAACATTCCAGGAGTGGGTCTGCAACTGCATCTAGAAACATTATGGTTCAAG GAAGTAGAAGCCATGCTCCCTCCTCCTTTTCGAGAGAAGAAGAATGCAGCGGGTCTAACACCACATGAAGTATTCCGAAAGGAGCACAAAGAACTATTTTCGAAAGGTGAGGAATGGATAAAAGAAACAGCCGGTCAATTAATGGTGGTTGCATCACTAATAGCCACCATCTCATTTGCAGCAGCATTCACATTTCCAGGTGGATATGACCAAGTAACCGGTATGCCTATCTTCCTCAGAAAAGACCTTTCCAAAACTTTCATTATTTTTGATGGTTTGTCATTCATAACCGCGACAACCTCTATCCTCATGGTCTTGTGTATCCTCGGGTCTGATTACACTGAACATGATTTCATGATTTCGTTACCCCAACAGCTGATGATTTGTCTAGCGTCACTTTTCATCTCGATAACAACCATGATCCTAACTTTTATTATCAACTTTTTCCTACTTTATCAAAACAATTCTCAATGGATACCGATTTTTATCATCTGTTTTGCTGTTGTCACATATGTTATCTTTGGTAGCCCGAAATTTCCTCTCGTAGGTCGCTTTTTGTATGGTTCTAGATTTCTTTTCCAAAGGGACAGGAGAATGCTTAAGAAACCAATATTTTAG
- the LOC110912273 gene encoding uncharacterized protein LOC110912273 isoform X5, translating to MNHPPTTSGSTGNLNSISQQHIHIWIASGEQPPPPVALNLPRPDLLVGRRDYNEILVPSYKATITGDWKAAKNILDKRPELVRFSITESCETVLHIAVLGKSYWFVEYLVSLMEKKDLELQNVNGQTALCLAAMAGHVKIAKILVKKNLALLDIPDSQGMMPLHMAALYGKHDMVKYLYQNSQRMTGDFWTHQNRADLLVKSVESNLFDVALQIVTDRPELAVNGHVLGLLARKPYAFDAEAPNITRRLKCWLCHMRVNIPSMESHALQLLRIIWAEIVKLPKVEIDDILRGPPDQTEGDEKQTHAEKKQQEMLLLLRTISENIAKMPAKICNIFRGPTDEKMATKKDAKPTYSSRVLFLAAEIGNTAFVVEVIRQYPHLVREVNDKNQSIFHIAVSHRHEGIYNMLYDIGSLRNLIITLEDKNGNNLLHLAGESPKINRLENIPGVGLQLHLETLWFKEVEAMLPPPFREKKNAAGLTPHEVFRKEHKELFSKGEEWIKETAGQLMVVASLIATISFAAAFTFPGGYDQVTGMPIFLRKDLSKTFIIFDGLSFITATTSILMVLCILGSDYTEHDFMISLPQQLMICLASLFISITTMILTFIINFFLLYQNNSQWIPIFIICFAVVTYVIFGSPKFPLVGRFLYGSRFLFQRDRRMLKKPIF from the exons ATGAATCATCCCCCTACTACAAGTGGTTCAACCGGTAACCTGAATTCCATCAGTCAACAGCATATTCATATTTGGATTGCTTCCGGCGagcaaccaccaccaccagttgCATTGAATCTCCCTCGTCCAGATCTACTTGTTG GAAGAAGAGATTACAATGAGATACTAGTCCCTTCTTATAAGGCAACAATAACTGGTGATTGGAAAGCAGCGAAAAACATTCTTGACAAGCGCCCGGAATTGGTACGGTTCAGCATCACTGAAAGCTGTGAAACAGTGCTGCACATTGCGGTATTGGGAAAATCATACTGGTTTGTGGAGTATCTGGTGAGTTTGATGGAGAAGAAGGACTTGGAGCTCCAAAATGTGAATGGTCAAACCGCGCTTTGCCTAGCGGCTATGGCTGGACATGTCAAAATAGCTAAGATTTTGGTGAAGAAGAACCTTGCCCTGCTGGATATTCCTGATAGTCAGGGAATGATGCCGCTCCACATGGCGGCTTTATATGGAAAGCATGATATGGTGAAGTATTTGTATCAAAATTCGCAGAGAATGACTGGTGACTTCTGGACACATCAGAATCGGGCCGATCTTCTTGTCAAATCCGTCGAGTCTAATCTATTTG ATGTTGCATTACAAATTGTGACCGACCGCCCAGAACTTGCCGTAAACGGGCATGTACTCGGACTGTTGGCTCGAAAACCGTACGCGTTTGATGCAGAAGCACCTAATATAACCAGGAGATTGAAATGTTGGC TATGTCATATGAGGGTTAATATTCCCAGCATGGAAAGTCATGCCTTGCAATTACTAAGAATAATTTGGGCCGAGATTGTGAAACTACCCAAGGTTGAGATTGACGACATATTAAGAGGGCCACCTGATCAAACCGAGGGAGATGAAAAGCAGACACATGCTGAAAAGAAACAACAAGAAATGCTTCTACTGCTAAGGACCATTTCGGAGAATATTGCAAAGATGCCGGCTAAAATTTGTAACATATTCAGAGGGCCCACTGATGAAAAGATGGCGACTAAAAAAGACGCAAAGCCAACTTACTCATCCCGAGTACTATTTCTTGCTGCAGAAATTGGGAACACTGCGTTTGTAGTTGAGGTTATTCGGCAATATCCTCATCTAGTACGGGAGGTAAATGataaaaatcaaagtatatttCACATCGCTGTCTCACATCGTCACGAGGGTATCTACAACATGTTATATGACATAGGCTCGCTCAGGAATTTGATAATTACTCTTGAAGACAAGAATGGCAACAATTTGTTGCATTTGGCTGGGGAGAGTCCGAAGATAAATCGACTAGAGAACATTCCAGGAGTGGGTCTGCAACTGCATCTAGAAACATTATGGTTCAAG GAAGTAGAAGCCATGCTCCCTCCTCCTTTTCGAGAGAAGAAGAATGCAGCGGGTCTAACACCACATGAAGTATTCCGAAAGGAGCACAAAGAACTATTTTCGAAAGGTGAGGAATGGATAAAAGAAACAGCCGGTCAATTAATGGTGGTTGCATCACTAATAGCCACCATCTCATTTGCAGCAGCATTCACATTTCCAGGTGGATATGACCAAGTAACCGGTATGCCTATCTTCCTCAGAAAAGACCTTTCCAAAACTTTCATTATTTTTGATGGTTTGTCATTCATAACCGCGACAACCTCTATCCTCATGGTCTTGTGTATCCTCGGGTCTGATTACACTGAACATGATTTCATGATTTCGTTACCCCAACAGCTGATGATTTGTCTAGCGTCACTTTTCATCTCGATAACAACCATGATCCTAACTTTTATTATCAACTTTTTCCTACTTTATCAAAACAATTCTCAATGGATACCGATTTTTATCATCTGTTTTGCTGTTGTCACATATGTTATCTTTGGTAGCCCGAAATTTCCTCTCGTAGGTCGCTTTTTGTATGGTTCTAGATTTCTTTTCCAAAGGGACAGGAGAATGCTTAAGAAACCAATATTTTAG